In the Vulpes lagopus strain Blue_001 chromosome 16, ASM1834538v1, whole genome shotgun sequence genome, one interval contains:
- the DIS3 gene encoding exosome complex exonuclease RRP44 isoform X2 has product MSAENHLQVIFITNDRKNKEKAIEEGIPAFTCEEYVKSLTANPELIDRLACLSEEGNEIENGRIIFSEHLPLSKLQQGIKSGTYLQGTFRASRENYLEATVWVHGDTEEDKEIILQGLKNLNRAVHEDIVAIELLPKNQWVAPSSVVLHDEGQNEDDVEKEEERERILKTAVSEKMLKPTGRVVGIIKRNWRPYCGMLSKSDIKESRRHLFTPADRRIPRIRIETRQASALEGRRIIVAIDGWPRNSRYPNGHFVKNLGEVGEKETETEVLLLEHDVPHQPFSQAVLSFLPKMPWSITEKDMKNREDLRHLCVCSVDPPGCTDIDDALHCRELENGNLEVGVHIADVSHFIRPGNALDQESARRGTTVYLCEKRIDMVPELLSSNLCSLRCNVDRLAFSCIWEMNHDAEILKVRFTKSVINSKASLTYAEAQMRIDSAAMNDDITTSLRGLNKLAKILKKRRIEKGALTLSSPEVRFHMDSETHDPIDLQTKELRETNSMVEEFMLLANISVAKKIHEEFSEHALLRKHPAPPPSNYEILVKAAKSKNLEIKTDTAKSLADSLDRADSPTFPYLNTLLRILATRCMMQAVYFCSGMDNDFHHYGLASPIYTHFTSPIRRYADIIVHRLLAVAIGADCTYPELTDKHKLADLCKNLNFRHKMAQYAQRASVAFHTQLFFKSKGIVSEEAYILFVRKNAIVVLIPKYGLEGTVFFEEKDKPKPKLIYDDEVPSLKIEDTVFHIFDKVKVKIMLDSSNLQHQKIRMSLVEPQIPGISILADTPNMDSDEPERKKKKHEK; this is encoded by the exons atgtcAGCAGAGAATCATCTACAAGTTATCTTCAtaacaaatgacagaaaaaacaaagaaaaagccaTAGAAGAAGGAATACCAGCTTTCACTT GTGAAGAGTATGTAAAGAGCCTAACTGCTAACCCGGAACTCATAGATCGTCTTGCTTGTTTGTCTGAAGAAGGG AATGAAATAGAGAatggaagaataatattttcagaGCATCTTCCTTTAAGTAAGCTACAACAAGGCATAAAATCTGGTACATACCTTCAAGGAACATTTAGAGCCAGCAGGGAAAATTACTTAGAAGCTACAGTATGGGTTCATGGAGACACTGAAGAAGATAAAGAG ATAATCTTACAGGGACTTAAAAATTTAAACCGAGCTGTTCATGAAGATATTGTGGCTATAGAACTTCTTCCCAAGAATCAGTGGGTGGCACCATCTTCTGTGGTTTTACACGATGAAGGTCAAAATGAAGATGatgtggaaaaagaagaagagagagaacgcATT cttAAGACTGCTGTAAGTGAAAAAATGTTAAAGCCTACGGGTAGAGTTGtaggaataataaaaagaaattggagaCCGTATTGTGGCATGCTTTCCAAGTCTGATATTAAAGAG tCAAGAAGACATCTCTTTACCCCTGCTGATAGAAGAATCCCTAGAATTCGAATAGAAACCAGACAGGCATCTGCATTAGAAGGACGGAGGATTATTGTTGCTATTGATGGTTGGCCCAGAAATTCTAGATATCCAAAC GGACACTTTGTAAAAAACTTGGGTGAAgttggagagaaagagactgaaacAGAAGTTTTGTTGCTTGAGCACGACGTTCCCCATCAGCCATTCTCACAGGCTGTTCTTAGCTTTCTTCCAAAGATGCCCTGGAGCATTACTGAAaag GACATGAAAAACCGAGAAGACCTGAGACATCTGTGTGTTTGTAGTGTGGACCCACCAGGCTGTACTGATATAGATGATGCTCTACATTGTAGAGAACTTGAAAATGGAAACTTGGAG GTTGGTGTTCATATTGCAGATGTTAGCCATTTTATTAGGCCAGGAAATGCTTTGGATCAAGAGTCAGCCAGAAGGGGAACAACTGTGTATCTTTGTGAAAAG AGGATCGACATGGTTCCAGAGCTGCTTAGCTCTAATTTATGTTCCTTAAGATGTAATGTTGACAG GTTGgcattttcatgtatttgggaAATGAATCACGATGCTGAAATCTTAAAAGTGAGGTTTACCAAAAGTGTCATTAATTCAAAG gcTTCCCTTACATATGCTGAAGCTCAGATGAGAATTGATTCTGCAGCCATGAATGATGATATTACCACTAGTCTCCGTGGACTAAATAAGCTagctaaaattttgaaaaaaagaagaatcgaAAAAGG ggcTTTGACTCTTTCTTCTCCAGAAGTTCGATTCCACATGGACAGTGAAACTCATGATCCTATAGATTTACAGACCAAGGAACTCAG AGAAACAAATTCCATGGTGGAAGAATTTATGTTACTTGCCAATATCTCTGTTgcaaaaaaaattcatgaagaatTCTCAGAACATGCCCTGCTTCGAAAAcaccctgctcctcctccatcaAATTATGAAATTCTTGTTAAGGCAGCTAAATCCAAG aatttggaaattaaaactgATACAGCCAAATCCTTGGCTGACTCTTTGGACCGGGCGGATTCCCCGACTTTCCCATATCTCAACACTCTCTTAAGGATTTTAGCCACTCGCTGTATGATGCAGGCTGTGTACTTCTGCTCTGGAATGGATAATGATTTTCATCATTATGGCTTAGCATCTCCAATATACACACATTTTACTTCACCCATTAGAAG GTATGCAGACATCATCGTCCATCGGTTGTTGGCTGTGGCTATTGGGGCTGACTGTACTTATCCAGAGTTGACAGACAAACACAAGCTTGCAGATTTATGTAAAAATCTCAATTTCCGGCACAAAATGGCTCAGTATGCCCAACGTGCATCAGTGGCTTTTCATACCCAG ttgtttttcaaaagcaaaggaaTAGTAAGTGAAGAAGCCTATATTCTGTTTGTAAGAAAGAATGCTATTGTGGTGTTAATTCCAAAGTATGGTTTAGAAGGTACAGTCTTTTTTGAAGAAAAGGACAAACCAAAGCCAAAGCTTATTTATGATGATGAG gTACCTTCCCTTAAAATAGAGGATACAGTGttccatatatttgataaagttaAAGTGAAAATCATGCTAGACTCATCCAATCTCCAGCATCAGAAAATCCGAATGTCCCTGGTAGAACCACAG ATTCCAGGAATAAGCATTCTGGCTGATACTCCAAACATGGACAGTGATgaaccagagagaaagaaaaagaaacatgagaaatAG